CTCAATCCACCAAAAGAAGTTGTCCCACGGCCGTAGGGCGCCGCAGTCGAACTTCGCCGGCGGCCCGCCGCGCTTCTTGAAGCTCATCCAATCGAACATGTTGAGGATTTCGTCGTGGAACGGCTCGTGCCCGCGCCCCTGGTACTCGGCGAGCGTCGTGTCGAACCGCTTCAGCCGCAGATACTTGTTCCAAACCTGCGCGTTCTCGGCGATCGTTCGCCCATCCAACTGTCCGGCAACGAAGTACAGCGGAATGTATTCCGCATTCTCCCACGTGTGGGCGATGTATTTCTGGTCATTCTCGTAACGCGGAATGATCGGAATCGCCCCCGCCCACATGTCCGGATGCGACTGCCCCATGTCCCACGCCGCTTCGCCGCCGATGTCGTGGCCCGTGAGATAGACGCGATCGGTATCAATGCTGAACCGCCGCATCGCATCGCGCAGCGACGTTAGCACGGCCAGATGCTCGCGGCCCGAATACTCATAGTCGTACTGGTGCGGCTTCTGCCACTCGACCGCGATCGTGATGTACCCATGCCGCATCGCCTGACCGCGCCGCACTCCCTCGGCGCTCCCCTCGACCGGCAGCGGACTCCCCGCCCAAAAGTCGAGTTCTTGCTCCGGCGTGTTGTACGAACCGTTCAACACCAGCAGCGTCGGGTAGCGGCGATAGGGGTCGTACTCCGGCGGCAACTGCACGTGGTAGGTAAAGTCGCCATCCTCCGTCTGCCCCGGGGCCAGCAGCGTCAGAAACGCCCCCGACGCATTCTTCGCGTACTCGACGTCGTGCCACGGCGGCTTCATCCGTGCGACGAGCTTCGCCAACTGGTCGACCGACGAACCTTCGGTGCTTTCAATGTTCTGCAAAATCGGCCCGCGATCGGCTGCCTTCGGCTCGCGCAAGTACCGCACGACGCCGTCGCGCAGCTTGATCAGCGCGAGCGCCGTTTGAATTTCCTGCTTCGCCCCCTCGGCGCCCAACAGCCAACCGCTGATCGCCAGCGATGATTTCTCCTCGGCCGTCAGTGAATTGTCGTCGAGCAGCTGCACGAACGGCGCCATCCGGTCGACCGTGTTGTGGCTCAGCTCCTTGACGACCTCCTCGGCAATCGGCGCCATCAGCCCGCGCTGGTCGGGATCCTTCATCTCCGCCACGGTTGCTTGCAGCAGTTCGCCGATCTGCTTAATCCGCCGCTGCTCCTGCTCGTAGCTGGTCATCATCTCGCGGACTTGAATGAGCGTAGCGCCCGAAACTTCCTCCGCGGGAAAGATCTCCAACATCTCGCCGACCAACTTGTGCTGTCCCGCCTTGCGCCGCAGCTCAAGCTCGGTCAGCATCTGCCGCGCGCCGCTTTGCCGCAGCTCGCCGACCATCGACTGCAAATCTTTCTTCTCAGGAAACTCCTCGATGATCCGCTCAAGCTCCCGACGTGCTTCCGGAAAGCGACCCGCTTGCTGATAGAAGCGCACCGCCTGCAGCCGCGCTTGCCAATCGTTCTGCGGAATCGCCTGGGCGATGATCCGCGCGAGCGTCTCGGGCGGAATCGAAGAAGTCGCCATGCTCGACTCCCACGCCACCGATCGCTCGGGCCCATGCAGCGACGCCAACTTCGCGTAACGCGGCGTTAGTTCGGTGATTCCTTGCACGATCGACAACGGCCCGTCGATCGACTGCATCTCGTAGATTCGCCGGCCATATTCGTCGAACGGCGTGATCGCGATCGCCGGCCCGACGGCGCCGAGCTTCGACGCCCCCTCGGCCGGATGCTGCCAAGGCTTGATCGCGAGCAACTGCTCCGGCGCCTGGTCGATGATGCCGTTCTCGTTGACGCGGTGAGCACACACGAACGTCCGCCGCAGCCCGTCGTCGACCACCAAAATTTGCTTCGTCGCGACGGCGCCCGCCTGGCTCGTCGGCTTCTCCGGATTGTCAGCCACCCCGGTCGTCCGCGCGACGACGCCGCTCAGCACGCGGCCGTCCATCAGCTGCACCTTCTGGGCATGGCCATTTGCGGCGACGCCGCAAATGGCCACCGCCGCCACAGCTGCGATGAATCGGGAAACATACCGGCAAACTGGCTGGCGAACGTGCATGCTTCCATTTTGACCAGGGCAGGGCGAGGGTCAAACTTTGCGGCCGCCCCCGCCGCCCAACTTGCCTTGACACTCCCCCGCCTGGGCGGAAGATGGGGCGGCTGGGGTCGATTCTGACGGTCGCATCGGCTAAAGTCGGCGTCCCGCAAGCAGCCCCCAGCGAACGCGATGCAGAGCAGACGCCAGGCGGAGAAGGAACGAAGTACCCGAGCGATGACGATACGGACCGCCCTCAAAACGCTGCTCGGCCTGACCCTCGCGCTGCCGATGCTGCAGTCGCTCCTCTACTGGGTCGCCGGCCTGCTCGCCTCGATGGGCGACCACGCCGCCGCCACCGCCTTCCAACGCCTCCACATCGGCGTCGGCGTCGCGTGGATCATCTGCCTCATCGGCCTGGTGATCGCGCTCGCCCTCAAGGCAATTGGCGATCTCTCGGATGATGCTGAGGACCTGCATGAGTAGCGGCGCTTGTGACTCGTGACTCAGTGGGCAGTGAAAGCCTCTCACCCGCGAGCCCCCATCTGGGCGGAATGTTGTAGCTGGGAGCGTAAACCCTTTTTATAAACGCTCTGGCTCCCTCCCCCTT
This sequence is a window from Lacipirellula parvula. Protein-coding genes within it:
- a CDS encoding peptidase, encoding MHVRQPVCRYVSRFIAAVAAVAICGVAANGHAQKVQLMDGRVLSGVVARTTGVADNPEKPTSQAGAVATKQILVVDDGLRRTFVCAHRVNENGIIDQAPEQLLAIKPWQHPAEGASKLGAVGPAIAITPFDEYGRRIYEMQSIDGPLSIVQGITELTPRYAKLASLHGPERSVAWESSMATSSIPPETLARIIAQAIPQNDWQARLQAVRFYQQAGRFPEARRELERIIEEFPEKKDLQSMVGELRQSGARQMLTELELRRKAGQHKLVGEMLEIFPAEEVSGATLIQVREMMTSYEQEQRRIKQIGELLQATVAEMKDPDQRGLMAPIAEEVVKELSHNTVDRMAPFVQLLDDNSLTAEEKSSLAISGWLLGAEGAKQEIQTALALIKLRDGVVRYLREPKAADRGPILQNIESTEGSSVDQLAKLVARMKPPWHDVEYAKNASGAFLTLLAPGQTEDGDFTYHVQLPPEYDPYRRYPTLLVLNGSYNTPEQELDFWAGSPLPVEGSAEGVRRGQAMRHGYITIAVEWQKPHQYDYEYSGREHLAVLTSLRDAMRRFSIDTDRVYLTGHDIGGEAAWDMGQSHPDMWAGAIPIIPRYENDQKYIAHTWENAEYIPLYFVAGQLDGRTIAENAQVWNKYLRLKRFDTTLAEYQGRGHEPFHDEILNMFDWMSFKKRGGPPAKFDCGALRPWDNFFWWIEVDELENQFMIYPTDWSGGRVTPAHIKGRITPDNEYNRLTADARGYGVTLWLSPDYVDFNKPMRLTLNNRKLPDPEGGIKPSASVLLEDVRTRADRQRPFWAKMVVPR